The Asterias rubens chromosome 1, eAstRub1.3, whole genome shotgun sequence genome segment TTTGAGCTGATACGATCACGGGGTGTCTGCCTGCGTGAAGTGAACACCACCCCAACACCACAGCAAGATACACAACAGTATTGGTATCCATTCTGTTCATATAAAAGCAACAAGTTGGATTGATTTGAAGATGGTGTTTTCTACGGCGATGCGTCTGTATATCACACACCAGCCCTTTCACAGAGCGAGATCTAAACATGAACCTGCTCAGCTTGGAATATTTTTCATTTCCGTCTGCGCCAGCAACACACACCAGTGGACTTCAACAATGAACACACCTTTTGGGCTTTGTGCACCATGTTTTCATTTGATTCAGAAAGGGTCAACAAAGCCGTATTTGGAATGGAACACTATGTCAAGTAAGCCATTgacatttttatgcaaatgcCATGAAATCTGAACAACAATGTACTGCTTTTTGAATGTCAAATACATTTTGACACATTCGTCACCTTAAAGTCAccttgaaatataattttttcaaacataaaagtagatgtttagtaacaataaaacaattttttttagtaattgtttgtcacgatttataattatgtttaaaaaatagttaaagttgtttgggggttgactccgcctaccccttttgtgatgtcaatcgaggcagactttgccttgatgcgtagagtaaacacacgtgcaaataacatgcaagtccaagtcattgagtttgtacgttttgaaaaagttgttttcttgcatttgtattgctgctggatgcagcaaaacaaccaCAGATGGGTCAGTCTGcgtggctggtcagactcacaagagcaatagtgcctagtggttcggtccgacgtctttttcagcactgtgcagcattttctcttcaatatcgcgcctcgattgacgtcacgaacagcgccctctcgggtcggggcctactcttaaatttgtaaataagataacaactaattttttagaaccttagttaactgtttattcggattccactcatcaaaacacatatgttagtgacaaaagctttatttcgaCAAAATACCATATCCAGGTAACTTTAAGACATTATTTAACAAATTCTAGAGCAAACTTTGCAaactggttgtttgtttgtcttggtGCGAAATCTTTTGCACGAAAAgccactgttttttttaaacgagtACTTCCTCAAGAAGAGAAACACTGCTCAATGGTATTGAGCAAGCTgtcaacaattaaaacaaatgccAAGTCATGCAAACACCAAGCCGTTTCTGAGAACTGACATACAAATGTGTGTTACACCTTAGGcccactgtttttgtttgttttaaaccaaCCTTGCTCAAAACATGTAGATGCACGTTTTCCAGAATTAAACTTTAGCCGGGACTTTTGTAAATGAGTTTAGTATACGCTACTTCTGATAAACAGTTCAAATAACgtattttcttcaaatattttaatatttgaagaaaaaaaactttcctgTAATTAAATCTGTAActcataaaaattaaatatgaaCTGTGAGGCTTTTCATTCCCAAAAAAGCTCTTtgttcttttttcctttttacaggctGCAACGAAAAGTAATTTGGATTCAGCTCAAGAGAGTTTTCATTGCATTTCACATAGATTTGTACACTTAAATTTCCATTAATTACAAATTATCTACAATTATTTAGATTCAATTCCTTAACAACTTGGATAACTGAAAGTAAACAACTTTCTCACACTCACATCTTTTTCCATACAAAGAAGAAAACTTTTTATTGAatgttgtcatttattttttatatatatatatatttttatatcgTAAATTGATTATTTCGTATTTGATTATCCTCTGTTAGGGGAGGTTAACCGCCGTtgattatcaataattaataacaataaaataaatgtgtctctgtgtattggtaattacttactGTTTTTACGAAAAGTTAAtggaaaacaatcaaatggtcctttcttgaagccattggacactttcggtcaacagtgttgtccaaaggcccacacttcgtgtatcacaactaataaataaaataacaaacctgtgaaaatttaggctcaatcgatcttcggagtcgggagaaagtaatgggaaacccacccttgtttccgcacgtttcgccgtgtcatgacatgtgtttaaaataaatccgtaattctcgatatcgagaattgataattgttttaatgttttctcaaaaagtaaagcatgtcatggaataaaatttcaagagaagtctttcaccattaccttctgtaaaccctgttagttatttgtaaatctgtgaactttttttttctgttccgaaagtgtccaatggctttaatctgtAGTCCAAGTTTAAGAAATAAGAAGTGTACCAATGTACACAAAGAGAGCGAAATCAATACATCCACTGAGCCTTTCACAACCAAGTTAAACAACTACACAACTTTAAGTTCTGGATGCGCTGTCTCACGCATCACTGATTTTCAACAATCATTATTGGCGTCCAGAGatctcaagtaagtttttaaagggGAGGTTAAATAATATTGTACATTGCTGTTAAATGACAATACATGGGAAACGTGAAGTGTTAAAATGTTCTTGATTGAGATATTTGGACACCAAAAGGGCTAACAAATACCATCAACATTTCAACAAATCTACTTCAAGTTTTAGGCACCAAACGTCGGCAATGTATGGTGGCAAGATGATCAGAAACGTTGGGTCGTTAACCAcctgttcttttcaaaaccaacacaaCTAAAAATAGATATTCACATAGTGTTGCCTCAAACTCTCTTATACTGTTACCACGTATAGTTGCAAATCCTACTTGTAATCTATGTGCAATTTCAAGACATTTAGTGAGgcactgcatggtgaggtatcaataaatgtttggtttgcggtaacaccatgcatgtgtgtgtgtgtctatagcttgccatgtagagtttgttctcaAGACAATGCACTTTTATAAGTTTCACACTGAGTATATGCAGCCGATAAATTTCCCAAACAACTTAAGAGGCATCATTCATTGAaataaacatttgaaaaataGAAACCAATGAAATATCATAGTTTACCATCTATGAGATTCAGAAACCGCAAGGGTAATATTAGTGTATCGActgcaatgaattttttttttctgaatcaaCAAAAAGTACCAAGACCCTTTAAATATAATCTATTAGAACCCATtcaataacaaaaatgaaaaccaattaactatcttttttttttaccatcttCAAGGTTCAGATGATACCGCAAGGTCAGCGATAGATATCTTAATCTGAACCAACATGATGCAATAATGCAATTATCATTCTGAGTATTCAGCCGAGTTTTGTACAGATATCTATAAACTAGGGAGTTGAAAAATCGAGTGCATTAAATATGAAACGATGTATTTTACAAAACGGAacccaaaaaaaatcaatttatataccatcttgaaaacaaataatttatatacCATCTTGACGTAGACAATAAGCAGGGCTATATAAGATCTTAAAAAAGGACATGCCACATACAGACTGTTGTTAATCACGCGAAATGTTATTTAGTTTTGTCTACAGTCGCATAAATTGGTGCGTCGGCTACTGACGATGATGGCGTGGCCCTGCCATCTTGAGTCGTGTGTGACGTCATATCCAACTCAGCATAAGTAGTGTCATCCACAGGTATTTGGCTACTGCTACTTTGCCTGATGGGAACAGAAGATACTTGGGCATAAGTAACATCCGATGGAGGAGAACTGGTCTCCTTCCTACCGTCCTGTGGCTGTTCTGAAGGGGGTTCTGTGGGGTCTTGAGATGGTGATGTGATTGGGTTGCCGTAGATGCTTCTAGTGCGATCTGATTTTGGTTTGGAGGGAGGTGGTTTCTTTGGTACATTTGATTCCACCTCCTGCTTGGCTTTATCTCCATTATGATTGTCTTGTTGTATGGGTGCATGTCCACTCTCATTTGAGTGTACTGGTGAGGGCTGTGTGGGGTATTGAGAGGGTGGTGTGATTGGGTTGCCGTGGGTGTTTCTGGTGCGATCTAATTTTGATTTGTAGGGAGCTGGTTTCTTTGGTACATTTGATTTCATCTCCTGCGTGGCTTTACCTCCATTATGAATCGCTGCATATCCACAGTCATTTGAGTTCACTGATGAGAGCTCTGTGGGGGATTGAGAGGGTGGTGTGATTGGGTTGCCTTGGGTGTTTCTGGTGCGATCTGATTTTGATTTGTAGGGAGCTGGTTTCTTTGGAACGTTCATGTTTGGTTGGACCCCTTTCACTGGTTTGATAGACGTTGTTGGGTGGTCCTCGATTAGTCGAGCTGTGTTGTCGTTGATTTCAATGTCAAATGATGGATTTGTGTATGTCTGCTCTGTGGTACTCTTAACGCCCAAATCGGAATGATCCAAAACGGTTGCCTTTTGTGGCTTAGCATATATCAGACCAGACTCAGGTTCTTCTGCTCGTCGTGGACAAGTTGTGCTTGAGTGTCGCTCAGTATGTCCAGATACCGGACCTGTGTATGAGCCTGCTTCACTACTCTCTGCATGGTGCGTCTCAAATCCGCCATCTTGTCTAGAGGAGAGGCTAAGTGGGCAGTAGACGTTGGGTTTGTGTTGTTCTCAGAAGACTGTTTCTTGTTAAAGAGGCCTCGTCTCAGGCAGAGTATTATAAGAATTATGATGAGGATGATTAAGATAACCCCTGCAGCTGCCGTACTTCCAATGATTGCCGAGTTTCTACCGGGTGTGTGTGCTTTcgttgttttgttattaattggTGGGGTTGTATCAGTCGTCATTGATAATTCTGCTACAGTAATTGGTCCAATGTAACAGGAACAATTAATATATGGAGAGACCTGGGAAGTAACGATGCAGATGAATGTTATTCCATTATTGGTCATGTTTGCTGTCAGGTTAGACCTCAATATTATTGTATCACCATCACATGATTCATTTGACCATGTAAATACACTTGAATTAGTTTGTAACTGGTACACCGTTATATTAACTTGTTGGTTACCGACCTCTGATGAGCATTGTAGCTTTAACTCCGTTCCAGCGGCTACTGAAATGTTTCCTGGTGAGCATACAGGAAAGGGGAGGTAAAACACGGATAACATTACCTGCACTGAGGATACAATGTTGCTACTATTTGTCTCTTTGAGGACGACATTGCACGTATACGTACCGGAGTCATTCTGATATAAATCAGTTATACCCAGTAATTCAGTGGTTACTATATGCATGTCATGTATGGTAGAGAAGTTAAACCTTGGGTCGGATGTGTTGGTTTCTTCATTGCGTCTTAAAGTAATATTGTCCTTCTGCCATTCCAAGGTGTAAATCTTGAAATCATAGTTAGTTGCGGTACACTTCATATGAAGTTCCCCGCCCTCCTGACGATCCGACTCTGGAGTTAATATCTCTGCAGCTAGCGTTGGTGGCTCGGCCGTTACGGCTAACACTATCCTTCCTGCGTTAAGCAAACACAACACCGTAGAAAGATACAGCAATGTTTTGGGACCCATCCTGTCCTTGTTTTAAGTATAGAAACAAATAGTTTCTTGCATTGAGTTGTATTAGTTGGTGCATCTGTAAGTCACACACCTTGCGTGCAGATCGAGTACGCCCTGCTTCGCCTTCGGTTTCAGATATGAACCAATAAATTGAATGTTAAGCTTGGGGTGTATTTTTCATTTCCGTCTGCGCCAACAACATACATCAGTGAACTTCAACGATAAACACACCTGAAGGGATTTGTATAGCATGTTTTCGTTTGATTAAGAAATAGAAACGGTCAACAAtgccacaattttttttttcacacagtcGTCAAGTTCATTGTTGTCATTGTTAACATAATGCTATTTGAATAACAC includes the following:
- the LOC117297314 gene encoding uncharacterized protein LOC117297314, producing the protein MGPKTLLYLSTVLCLLNAGRIVLAVTAEPPTLAAEILTPESDRQEGGELHMKCTATNYDFKIYTLEWQKDNITLRRNEETNTSDPRFNFSTIHDMHIVTTELLGITDLYQNDSGTYTCNVVLKETNSSNIVSSVQVMLSVFYLPFPVCSPGNISVAAGTELKLQCSSEVGNQQVNITVYQLQTNSSVFTWSNESCDGDTIILRSNLTANMTNNGITFICIVTSQVSPYINCSCYIGPITVAELSMTTDTTPPINNKTTKAHTPGRNSAIIGSTAAAGVILIILIIILIILCLRRGLFNKKQSSENNTNPTSTAHLASPLDKMADLRRTMQRVVKQAHTQVRYLDILSDTQAQLVHDEQKNLSLV